A stretch of Fusarium poae strain DAOMC 252244 chromosome 2, whole genome shotgun sequence DNA encodes these proteins:
- a CDS encoding hypothetical protein (BUSCO:57613at5125), whose translation MFRFHKTLDIVTVFHKASSPASVRVANLLKQVSANASSGATLDQASDHSTQTAPIREEFELNITEDPPTEDQVKTILEYVGSGGIPKVINGANTEKDALKKFKESKDNFIRPVVVDWNNGKAITGENESEILKLLKQQQ comes from the exons ATGTTTCGATTT CACAAGACGCTCGATATCGTGACGGTCTTTCACAAGGCCAGCTCTCCGGCATCCGTGAGAGTAGCAAACCTTCTCAAGCAGGTCTCCGCCAACGCATCCTCCGGTGCCACTCTTGACCAGGCAAGCGATCATTCAACCCAGACCGCTCCTATCCGAGAAGAGTTTGAGCTCAACATCACCGAGGACCCCCCAACAGAAGACCAAGTTAAGACGATCCTGGAATATGTTGGTAGCGGCGGCATTCCCAAGGTGATCAATGGCGCAAATACCGAGAAGGATGCGCTCAAGAAGTTCAAGGAAAGCAAGGATAACTTCATTCGACCAGTG GTTGTAGACTGGAACAATGGCAAGGCCATTACTGGCGAAAACGAGTCCGAGATTCTTAAGCTTCTCAAACAACAGCAGTAA